The window CCTGAAAGGGCACTTGTATCTGTTTTGTTAGTTAATTTTAGAAAAAAGAAATTGGTTCTTAGTCACCCATTATCTTCCTACCCTATCAAAAACCAACTTAGAAATTTGGGCGATTACTTTAGCCAATTGGTCAAAATCTTTTCCCTTGGTCATTACGGAAAGCAAATAGGTATGTCCGTTGCAATAAACAATACCACAATCATGAAGTTGCATTTGGTTTATTTCGGGCAAGCCGCGTTCGCCAAATTTATGAGCAACCAAAGCCAATGGATCGTCAATTCCGGCTTTAATCCCTTTATTGAAGGTAGTCTTAGACAATATTTCGAGAGCCAGTTCAGAATGCTCATGGGTGAGGTAGGTACCATTGTATAAAATCCGGAAAAAGGTGGAATAATCCCGAACTGTCATAAAATCAGAAACTCCCCGGACACCCGGTACAACGATACCTAACTCTTTATGAACCTGAACCAAATTGGCTTCCGGGATATTTTCAACAATAAGTCCTTTTGCCTCGTTGTCGGAATGAATAATCATTCTTTCAACCAAATCCAACATGGAATAACTATTTCCCAACTTCATTGAAACCGAATCTACGATATTCGCTTGCATGGTGGGATCGGTAACATGATCGTACTTGAATTTCTTTTGCAGAAACCCCGGGTTAGTTTCATCCTCCTTAAAAACAGCAATCAAAATTGGCACTTTCAACAGACTTGCCGGAGCATATGCTGCCTCTTGATCAATTCCGATAATTGGTCCGTTGTTTAGATCGCGGAAATAAACCGAGATTTGAGTTGCTTTTCCATCTTTCTTCACTTGATCAACAAGGGCATTTAAATCGGCTTTTAATTTAATAATGGTAGGAGGCTCCACATTTTGAAGAGACTGACATTCCAAAATAGGATTAATAAACTTAAAACCCGATTGACGTTTTTCAACTTTAACGGGGCCAACTGCATTATGATTAGACCTTTTAGTTCTAACTAATTCATTTAACCCAAACCCCAAACCAAAGGAAACCAGAGCAACCAAGGCTAATACCAGATAACGCTTCGACATTCTTTACCTTATTACCAAATTTAATACAATTCATTTTGTTTGGGGAAACGATTGCAAAAGTATACTTATCACTTAACAATCAGCACAATAGACATTAATTTACTGTCAATAGTTTAAACAGAGGCATGAACTAAAATAATTAGGCGATAATTTCCGGATTAAACAAGAATAATGAGGTTTGTTGGCAGTGAAAATCACCCCTTTAATTCATCCCAAACTAAAGAACAATACCGATAGCTAAAGCTGTTTATTTTAATTAAACTTGGCCTTATTTTGACAAATCAGCTTTTGCATTCTTACAGGCCTATGTAATTCTCAGGATCAAGGAGAGGCCAATTGGACTTGCACCCCGGGCAACGATTGAGGCAAGTAGCCCACAGGACCACTATGGCGTTAGCCTAGGGGGACGAGGACTACAGCCGAAAGCGTGACCCGAACGCCCAAGAGTTTTAATATAAAAATTTGCACTTCCTGTATTGGGCGGAAGGGGGCCCGCATAAAAAAAACGCCCTACCAACCTAAGTCGATAAGGCGTTTGAAAATTTAGTTAAAGAATTAGTGGAATTGTTCCTCTTCGGTACTTCCTTTAAGAGCACCTGTAGAAGCGAGACCGCGGCTAACCACGTTTTGAACGGCATCGAAATAACCTGTTCCAACGAATGATTGGTGTTTAACTGCTTTAAAACCTTCGGCCTGAAGTGCGAATTCTTTTTGTTGAAGCTCGCTATATCCGGCCATACCACGCTTACGGTAAGCGCTCGCCAATTCGAACATACTGGTATTTAGCGCATGGAAACCGGCCAAGGTAATAAACTGGAATTTGAAACCAAGTTCGGCCAAACGCTCGCGGAAAGTTTCCATTTCAGCCACGCTTAATTTAGAAGCCCAGTTAAATGAAGGCGAGCAGTTGTAGGCCAACATTTTGCCAGGGTAACGAGCATGGATACCTTGTGCAAATGCTTTTGCCTCTTCGATATCAGGTTTACCGGTTTCCATCCAGATAAGGTCTGCATAAGGTGCATAACTTAAACCACGATCGATGGATTGCTCCAAACCGCAATTTACATAGAAGAAACCTTCGGAGCTACGTTCGCCGGTGATGAAGCGTTTATCGCGGTCATCGATATCGGAAGTAATTAAATTAGCGGCATCGGCATCGGTACGGGCAACCAACAAGGTAGGAACACCCATTACATCGGCAGCCAAACGAGCAGCGATTAATTTGTTGATGGCTTCTTGAGTAGGAACCAACACTTTTCCACCCAAGTGTCCACATTTTTTAGCGGATGACAATTGGTCTTCGAAATGAACACCTGCGGCACCTGCTTCGATCATTTGTTTCATCAATTCGAAAGCGTTCAGATTTCCACCAAAACCGGCTTCCGCATCGGCAACGATAGGCACTAACCAATGTTTATCGCCATCGCCGGAAACGGATTGAATTTGATCGGCTCTTAACAAGGATTTATTAATTCGACGAACCACGGCAGGAACGCTGTCGGCAGGATACAAACTTTGGTCGGGATACATTTCACCGGCAAGGTTGGCATCGGCAGCTACTTGCCATCCGCTCAAGTAAATTGCTTCCAGTCCGGCAGCAACTTCTTGCACGGCTTGGTTACCTGTAAGAGCACCTAACCCGGCTACGAAGGGTTGAGAATTTAGTTTATTCCACAAACGATCTGCACCTTGACGCGCGATGGTATACTCGATATCGTAGCTTCCGCGAAGGGTAATTACCTCTTCGGCAGTGTAAGGGCGTTCGATACCTTTCCAGCGAGGGTTGGTTGCCCAATCTTTAATAAGGGCTTCGATTTTTTCTTGTTTAGTCATTTGAATTGTTGTTAAGGAATTAATGGATGATTTGGAGTTGATTATTGTTGAGGATTGGTTTAAATGATACGGTTTGAGTGGGGTTACTGATGCTGCATGCCAAGGAGGCTTAAGCCGGATTAAAGAAAAGTAAAGGAGAACACGGGCATTTCATCAGTGTAAAAACTTAATCTATTAAATCGTAAGCGCCCAGGGTTAGGAATTCGGAAAAATCATCGGAAACCACCAGTTGATCGAACAGTTGAATGGCTTGTTTGAATTTTCCCTGGTTGAATTTTTCTTCACCGACAAGGGCTTTGATTTTCTCTATTTGATTAGGAAGAATAGCTTGGTAAAGCTCTTTGGTTATGGTTCTGCCATCGGCTAGTTTAGCTTGGTGGCGAACCCATTGCCACACTTGGGCACGACTAATTTCGGCGGTTGCGGCATCTTCCATGAGGTTATACAATGGCACGCAGCCACTGCCACGCAGCCAAGCTTCGAGGTATTGAATAGCCACATCGATATTAGCGCGGAAACCTTCTTCGGTGATGGTTCCATCGGGAATTTGAAGCAAATCGGCTTGAGTAATGGAAATGTTTTCGAGTTTTTTATCCTTTTGATTGGCCTGAGGCATTATACGGTTAAAGATTTCCATGGCTACAGGCACCAATCCGGGGTGAGCTACCCAGGTTCCATCATGTCCATTGTTGGCTTCTCTTTCTTTATCCTGGCGAACCTTGGCAAAAGCATTGGCATTGGCAACTTCATCATTTTTTACCGGAATAAAGGCCGACATACCACCAATGGCATGCGCATTTCGTTTATGACAGGTTTTAATGGCCAACAGGGAATAACTATTCATAAAGTGGGTAGCCATGGTAACTTGAATTCGATCGGGCAGGATAAAATCGGGGCGACGGCTAAACTTTTTAATGAAGGAAAAGATGTAATCCCAGCGACCGCAGTTTAGTCCGGCCATGTGGTTGCGCAATTCATAGAGAATTTCATCCATTTCGAAGGCTGCCAGGATGGTTTCGATAAGCACGGTAGCACGGATGGAACCTTGCGGAACCTGGCAATAATCCTGGGAGAAAACAAACACATCGTTCCACAGGCGAGCCTCGAGATGACTTTCCATTTTAGGCAAGTAGAAATAAGGTCCGCTGCCTCTTGAAAGTAACTCTTTAGCATTGTGGAAGAAGTACAAACCGAAGTCGAAAAGCGAACCTGAACAAACTTCGCCATCAATTAGCACATGTTTTTCAACCAAGTGCCATCCCCGTGGACGAACCACGAGGGTGGCAATGGAATCCTGGAGTTGGTATTTCTTTCCATCAGGGTTTGAGAAGGAAATGGTTTTACGAACGGCATCGCGGAGGTTGATTTGTCCGTCGATGTTATTTGAAAATGTTGGAGAATTGCTATCTTCAAAATCGGCCATAAACACTTTAGCACCGCTGTTTAAGGCATTGATAATCATTTTACGATCCACCGGTCCGGTAATTTCCACTCTGCGGTCGAGGAGATCGGCCGGTGTTGGAGCCACTGTCCATTCTGAATTTCGAATTGCTGCGGTTTCTTCGAGGAAATTAGGCAATTCACCGGCATTTAATTTGGCTTGTCTGAGTTCTCTGGAATGGAGTAACTCTTTTCTACGGCCATTAAACTTACGGTGAAGTTCGGCCACAAATTGAAGGGCTTCCGGAGTTAAAATTTCAAGGTAATCAGGGGAAAGAGCCGCTTTGATGTCGACTCCTTGAACGGTGGTAGATGTGGACATGGTTAAATTT of the Bacteroidia bacterium genome contains:
- a CDS encoding class A beta-lactamase-related serine hydrolase, with translation MSKRYLVLALVALVSFGLGFGLNELVRTKRSNHNAVGPVKVEKRQSGFKFINPILECQSLQNVEPPTIIKLKADLNALVDQVKKDGKATQISVYFRDLNNGPIIGIDQEAAYAPASLLKVPILIAVFKEDETNPGFLQKKFKYDHVTDPTMQANIVDSVSMKLGNSYSMLDLVERMIIHSDNEAKGLIVENIPEANLVQVHKELGIVVPGVRGVSDFMTVRDYSTFFRILYNGTYLTHEHSELALEILSKTTFNKGIKAGIDDPLALVAHKFGERGLPEINQMQLHDCGIVYCNGHTYLLSVMTKGKDFDQLAKVIAQISKLVFDRVGR
- the aceA gene encoding isocitrate lyase, which translates into the protein MTKQEKIEALIKDWATNPRWKGIERPYTAEEVITLRGSYDIEYTIARQGADRLWNKLNSQPFVAGLGALTGNQAVQEVAAGLEAIYLSGWQVAADANLAGEMYPDQSLYPADSVPAVVRRINKSLLRADQIQSVSGDGDKHWLVPIVADAEAGFGGNLNAFELMKQMIEAGAAGVHFEDQLSSAKKCGHLGGKVLVPTQEAINKLIAARLAADVMGVPTLLVARTDADAANLITSDIDDRDKRFITGERSSEGFFYVNCGLEQSIDRGLSYAPYADLIWMETGKPDIEEAKAFAQGIHARYPGKMLAYNCSPSFNWASKLSVAEMETFRERLAELGFKFQFITLAGFHALNTSMFELASAYRKRGMAGYSELQQKEFALQAEGFKAVKHQSFVGTGYFDAVQNVVSRGLASTGALKGSTEEEQFH
- the aceB gene encoding malate synthase A codes for the protein MSTSTTVQGVDIKAALSPDYLEILTPEALQFVAELHRKFNGRRKELLHSRELRQAKLNAGELPNFLEETAAIRNSEWTVAPTPADLLDRRVEITGPVDRKMIINALNSGAKVFMADFEDSNSPTFSNNIDGQINLRDAVRKTISFSNPDGKKYQLQDSIATLVVRPRGWHLVEKHVLIDGEVCSGSLFDFGLYFFHNAKELLSRGSGPYFYLPKMESHLEARLWNDVFVFSQDYCQVPQGSIRATVLIETILAAFEMDEILYELRNHMAGLNCGRWDYIFSFIKKFSRRPDFILPDRIQVTMATHFMNSYSLLAIKTCHKRNAHAIGGMSAFIPVKNDEVANANAFAKVRQDKEREANNGHDGTWVAHPGLVPVAMEIFNRIMPQANQKDKKLENISITQADLLQIPDGTITEEGFRANIDVAIQYLEAWLRGSGCVPLYNLMEDAATAEISRAQVWQWVRHQAKLADGRTITKELYQAILPNQIEKIKALVGEEKFNQGKFKQAIQLFDQLVVSDDFSEFLTLGAYDLID